In Arthrobacter ramosus, one DNA window encodes the following:
- a CDS encoding cystathionine gamma-synthase: MSANEAGFNTRAVHAGQAFEPRTGAVVPPLHFSSTYAQDGIGGLRDGYEYGRGTNPTRDALQEQLAALEGGTHAYSFSSGLAAEDSLIRAVARPGDHIVLGNDAYGGTYRLINRVLGEWGIGNTPVDMSNLDAVAAAVAANKTRIVWVETPSNPMMKITDIEALAKVAHDAGALLVVDNTFASPYLQTPLALGADVVVHSTTKYIGGHSDVVGGAIVVKDAELAEKIGFVQFAVGAVSGPMDAFLTTRGLKTLGVRMDRHSENAQAVAEWLLERPEVEAVLYPGLPSHPGHELAAKQMKKFGGMISVQFKGGEAAARKVAESTQVFTLAESLGGIESLMNYPSEMTHASVKGTELAVPVNLIRLSCGIEDVEDLIADLEQAIGNITD, from the coding sequence ATGTCTGCAAACGAAGCAGGATTCAACACGCGTGCCGTCCACGCCGGCCAGGCCTTCGAACCCCGCACCGGCGCCGTGGTTCCGCCGCTGCACTTCAGCTCGACGTATGCCCAGGACGGCATAGGCGGTTTGCGCGACGGCTACGAATACGGCCGGGGCACCAACCCCACCCGCGATGCGCTGCAGGAACAGCTCGCCGCGCTCGAGGGCGGAACCCACGCATACAGCTTCAGCTCGGGCCTTGCCGCGGAGGACTCCCTGATCCGTGCAGTTGCCCGGCCCGGCGACCACATCGTCCTTGGCAACGACGCGTACGGCGGAACGTACCGGCTCATCAACCGGGTGCTGGGCGAGTGGGGCATCGGCAACACACCAGTGGACATGTCCAACCTTGACGCTGTTGCCGCGGCCGTCGCGGCCAACAAAACCCGCATCGTCTGGGTGGAAACTCCTTCCAACCCGATGATGAAGATCACCGATATCGAGGCGCTCGCCAAAGTAGCGCACGACGCCGGTGCCCTCCTGGTGGTCGACAACACCTTTGCTTCGCCCTACCTGCAGACCCCGCTCGCCCTGGGTGCCGACGTCGTGGTCCACTCGACCACCAAGTACATCGGGGGCCACTCGGACGTCGTCGGCGGCGCGATCGTGGTCAAGGATGCCGAGCTGGCAGAGAAGATCGGCTTTGTGCAGTTCGCTGTCGGCGCCGTGTCCGGACCCATGGATGCTTTCTTGACGACCCGCGGCCTCAAGACGCTCGGCGTGCGCATGGACCGCCACAGCGAGAACGCCCAGGCCGTCGCCGAGTGGTTGCTCGAGCGCCCCGAAGTTGAAGCCGTGCTGTATCCAGGCCTGCCTTCCCACCCGGGCCACGAGCTCGCGGCGAAGCAAATGAAGAAATTCGGCGGCATGATTTCCGTGCAGTTCAAGGGCGGCGAAGCTGCGGCCCGCAAGGTGGCGGAGTCCACCCAGGTCTTCACGCTGGCCGAGTCCCTGGGCGGCATCGAGTCCCTCATGAACTACCCCTCCGAGATGACGCACGCTTCGGTCAAGGGCACGGAGCTGGCCGTGCCGGTCAACCTGATCCGGCTTTCCTGCGGCATCGAGGACGTCGAGGACCTGATTGCTGACCTTGAGCAGGCGATCGGCAACATCACGGACTGA
- a CDS encoding winged helix-turn-helix transcriptional regulator — translation MPLRSDWSERTCSLARGLDILGDPWGSLVLREVFFGNGRFDAIKSRLHVADNVLSKRLGWLVEAGLLAQRPYLDGARTRQEYVLTPKGEDALPVLNAIILWSEKHLDAPADNAHMRVIHNGCGLPTASADTCSHCGSRLTAANTSWHSLTRSEHPLALATAPARRDLPNESEPSA, via the coding sequence ATGCCTTTACGATCCGACTGGTCCGAACGGACGTGCAGCCTGGCGCGCGGGCTCGATATCCTCGGAGACCCCTGGGGAAGCCTGGTGCTACGGGAGGTCTTCTTCGGCAACGGCCGCTTCGACGCCATCAAGTCCCGTCTCCACGTCGCGGACAACGTCCTGAGCAAAAGACTGGGTTGGTTGGTTGAAGCCGGCCTCCTTGCCCAGCGGCCTTACCTGGACGGCGCTCGGACGCGCCAGGAGTACGTCCTCACCCCCAAGGGCGAAGATGCCCTGCCTGTCTTGAACGCCATCATCCTGTGGTCCGAGAAGCATCTCGATGCCCCGGCGGACAACGCCCACATGCGCGTGATCCACAACGGTTGCGGACTGCCGACGGCGTCGGCTGATACCTGCTCCCACTGCGGGTCCCGGCTGACCGCCGCCAACACCAGCTGGCATAGCCTCACGCGGTCTGAACACCCGTTGGCTTTGGCCACTGCCCCCGCCAGACGCGACCTCCCGAACGAATCGGAGCCCTCCGCATGA
- a CDS encoding MFS transporter — MTAPNPTKLSAGKTPRKGRLHPAWMVAAVAFLALVGAAGFRAAPGVLMVPLQQEFGWSTTVLSLAVSINLVLFGLTAPFAAALMERFGIRTVTSIALCLIGLGSALTVFVNQSWQILLTWGVLIGLGTGSMALVFAATIANTWFSKNRGLVIGILTAGSAAGQLVFLPFIAVLAQSPGWRGASLLIAAGALAVVPLALRWLKNSPADVGVQPYGAEEEQPTTAEVAPVADATNAEGAKTPNAAVRALQVLKRASKVRTFWALVAGFAICGATTNGLIGTHFIPSAHDHGMPETTAAGLLAVVGIFDIVGTIASGWLTDRFNPKVLLAVYYQFRGVGLLVLPVLLGSTVQPSMILFVVVYGLDWVATVPPTAAICRKVFGADGSVVFGWVFAAHQLGAAAAALLAGYIRDATGHYTYAWIGAAAMCTVAAVISATIRKDAGKKEPVPVGA; from the coding sequence ATGACCGCACCCAATCCCACCAAACTTTCCGCCGGCAAGACCCCGCGGAAGGGGCGCCTCCACCCCGCCTGGATGGTGGCCGCCGTCGCGTTCCTGGCACTTGTGGGCGCAGCCGGATTCCGGGCAGCGCCCGGCGTGCTTATGGTGCCGCTGCAACAGGAATTCGGCTGGTCAACAACCGTCTTGTCGCTCGCAGTGAGCATCAACCTGGTGTTGTTCGGCCTCACGGCGCCCTTCGCTGCCGCGCTCATGGAACGCTTCGGAATCCGAACGGTCACCTCGATTGCCCTCTGCCTGATCGGCCTCGGTTCCGCGCTGACGGTGTTCGTCAACCAGTCCTGGCAGATCCTGCTGACCTGGGGTGTGCTGATCGGGCTCGGCACCGGATCCATGGCCCTGGTTTTCGCGGCCACCATCGCCAACACGTGGTTCTCCAAGAACCGTGGACTCGTGATCGGCATCCTGACGGCGGGCAGCGCCGCCGGGCAGCTTGTGTTCCTGCCCTTCATCGCGGTGCTTGCGCAGAGCCCGGGCTGGCGCGGCGCCTCGCTGCTCATCGCAGCCGGGGCGCTTGCCGTAGTGCCGCTCGCGCTGCGCTGGCTCAAGAACTCACCCGCCGACGTCGGGGTCCAACCTTACGGTGCCGAAGAAGAACAGCCGACGACGGCGGAGGTCGCCCCGGTTGCGGACGCCACCAATGCTGAAGGCGCCAAGACGCCCAACGCCGCCGTGCGGGCACTGCAGGTCCTCAAACGCGCCAGCAAAGTGCGTACTTTCTGGGCCCTGGTTGCCGGTTTTGCCATCTGCGGTGCTACCACCAACGGCCTGATCGGCACGCACTTCATTCCCTCGGCGCACGACCACGGTATGCCGGAAACCACAGCGGCAGGCTTGCTGGCCGTCGTCGGGATCTTCGACATCGTGGGCACCATCGCGTCCGGTTGGTTGACGGACCGCTTCAATCCCAAGGTGCTCTTGGCTGTGTATTACCAGTTCCGCGGCGTCGGGCTGCTGGTGCTGCCCGTGCTTTTGGGCTCCACGGTGCAACCGAGCATGATCCTGTTCGTGGTGGTGTATGGCCTGGACTGGGTTGCCACTGTGCCCCCGACGGCGGCCATCTGCCGGAAAGTGTTCGGGGCGGACGGTTCGGTGGTGTTCGGCTGGGTCTTCGCGGCGCACCAGCTCGGGGCCGCGGCAGCCGCGTTGCTCGCGGGTTACATCCGCGACGCCACGGGCCACTACACCTACGCATGGATCGGCGCTGCCGCGATGTGCACGGTGGCCGCGGTCATCAGCGCGACAATCCGCAAGGATGCGGGGAAGAAGGAACCCGTCCCGGTCGGAGCCTAG
- a CDS encoding acyl-CoA dehydrogenase family protein, which yields MSHSTTNTSDVLALDSLLSSEELELREKVRDFTDQRIRPNIARWYEDAVFPRELPAELGELGVLGMHLEGYGCPGRTAVEYGLAAMELEAGDSGIRTFVSVQGSLAMTAIHKWGSEEQKEQWLPRMAAGELIGCFALTEPTAGSDPSSMASFARRDGTNDDAGWVLNGSKRWIGMASIADVMVVWAHTDDTIRGFLVPAGTPGVTVTPIGAKLSMRASIQCDVVFDAVRLGAEALLPGAQGLRGPFSCLNEARYGIVWGAMGAARDSFEAALEYAGTRMQFGKPLAGCQLTQEKLVNMLLEIQKGTMLALHLGRLKDAGKLRPEQISVGKLNNVREAIKIAREARTILGGNGITLDYPPLRHANNLESVRTYEGTDEVHMLILGQHITGVPAFR from the coding sequence ATGAGCCATTCAACGACGAATACCTCCGATGTCCTTGCCCTCGATTCCCTCTTGAGTTCCGAGGAACTGGAGCTTCGCGAGAAGGTGCGCGATTTTACGGACCAGCGGATCCGGCCGAACATCGCCCGCTGGTACGAGGACGCGGTGTTCCCGCGGGAACTGCCGGCGGAACTCGGCGAACTCGGCGTCCTTGGCATGCATCTGGAGGGCTACGGCTGCCCGGGCCGCACCGCCGTCGAATACGGCCTCGCCGCCATGGAACTCGAGGCCGGCGATTCCGGCATCCGCACCTTCGTATCCGTCCAGGGCTCCCTGGCCATGACGGCGATCCACAAGTGGGGCAGCGAAGAGCAGAAGGAGCAATGGCTACCGCGCATGGCTGCCGGAGAACTGATCGGCTGTTTTGCCTTGACGGAGCCGACGGCGGGTTCGGACCCCTCGTCCATGGCCAGCTTTGCGCGCCGCGACGGGACCAACGACGACGCCGGCTGGGTGCTGAATGGTTCGAAGCGCTGGATCGGGATGGCATCGATCGCGGATGTCATGGTGGTGTGGGCACACACCGACGACACTATCCGGGGCTTCCTGGTTCCGGCCGGCACTCCGGGAGTCACCGTGACTCCCATCGGGGCGAAGCTCTCCATGCGTGCCTCGATCCAATGCGATGTGGTGTTCGACGCCGTCCGGCTGGGTGCGGAAGCCCTCCTCCCGGGTGCCCAAGGCCTCCGCGGCCCGTTCTCCTGCCTCAACGAGGCGCGATACGGCATTGTTTGGGGTGCCATGGGCGCGGCCCGTGACTCCTTCGAGGCTGCGCTCGAATATGCCGGAACCCGCATGCAATTCGGCAAACCCTTGGCCGGCTGCCAATTGACCCAGGAGAAGCTTGTGAACATGCTCCTGGAGATCCAGAAGGGCACCATGCTCGCGTTGCATCTTGGACGGCTCAAGGATGCAGGCAAACTGCGCCCGGAGCAGATCTCGGTGGGCAAGCTCAACAATGTGCGGGAGGCAATCAAGATCGCCCGCGAAGCCCGCACCATTCTGGGTGGCAACGGCATCACACTGGACTACCCGCCCTTGCGCCATGCCAACAACCTGGAATCCGTGCGCACCTATGAAGGGACGGACGAGGTACACATGCTGATCCTGGGCCAGCACATCACGGGCGTTCCGGCTTTCCGCTAG
- a CDS encoding DUF4118 domain-containing protein encodes MAAADVNAMGLPLRAAKGIGRRRILAGLVLALLLPSAIEIVVSALQYRNFAMIMLFQLAVSAAVAAIGGLWPAVVSAVLGSMLLNYFSAEPVGSLSIADPATLFTLVIFLAVACGVALAVGLATRRAQEAAHSGAEARALSELALRILSSDGSLESFLDKIRVNLGMEAVTLLSTFDSPDAPGPTGRSLQAPGFNRR; translated from the coding sequence ATGGCCGCGGCGGACGTGAACGCAATGGGACTGCCGCTACGGGCAGCCAAGGGGATTGGGCGACGCCGCATTCTGGCGGGCCTCGTCCTGGCCCTGCTGCTACCCTCGGCCATCGAGATCGTGGTATCCGCGCTGCAATACCGGAACTTCGCCATGATCATGCTCTTCCAGCTGGCCGTCTCCGCCGCGGTTGCCGCTATCGGGGGATTGTGGCCGGCCGTGGTGTCCGCCGTCCTCGGCAGTATGCTCTTGAACTATTTTTCGGCCGAACCGGTGGGCTCCTTATCCATCGCGGATCCCGCCACGCTTTTCACTCTGGTCATCTTCCTTGCTGTGGCGTGCGGCGTGGCGCTCGCCGTCGGTTTGGCCACCCGACGGGCCCAGGAAGCCGCGCATTCCGGCGCCGAGGCAAGAGCCCTCAGCGAATTGGCTCTTCGTATACTGAGCTCGGACGGCAGCCTCGAGTCTTTCCTGGACAAGATCCGCGTCAACCTCGGCATGGAGGCGGTGACGCTGCTCTCCACCTTCGATTCGCCGGACGCCCCGGGCCCAACTGGCAGGTCCTTGCAAGCTCCGGGCTTCAACCGCCGGTGA
- a CDS encoding sensor histidine kinase: MTHAAADHAAVVDPNYTLLLRGGPLSEQHRRMLAAFGAFVVALRERQQLVKSRQDNVRLAEGNKMRTSILRAVSHDLRTPLAGIKLAVSSLRQEDVTFAPEDERELLATIEDYADRLDHLVDNLLDMSRITADAVNPLLRGLGWHQIMPEALRGVPGERIRNELPANLPYIEADAGILERVVANLVENAVKYAPDSDVVLVARTGAGITVDGRPASELRVMDHGWGIAPAAVLELFQPFQRLDDSPSSRDGRSGIGLGLAVAKGFTEAMGGTLMAEATPGGGLTMVVTLPLWTGGRP; this comes from the coding sequence GTGACCCATGCGGCCGCCGACCATGCCGCCGTCGTCGATCCAAATTACACGCTCCTGCTCCGGGGCGGGCCGCTATCCGAACAGCATCGCCGCATGCTCGCCGCGTTCGGCGCCTTCGTGGTGGCGTTGCGGGAGCGCCAGCAGCTCGTCAAGAGCAGGCAGGACAACGTGCGCCTGGCGGAAGGCAACAAAATGCGGACCTCCATCCTGCGCGCCGTCTCCCATGATCTCCGCACTCCTCTGGCGGGAATCAAGCTTGCTGTCAGCAGCCTGCGACAGGAAGACGTGACCTTTGCCCCCGAAGACGAGCGCGAACTATTGGCCACGATCGAGGACTACGCGGACCGATTGGATCACCTGGTGGACAACTTGCTGGACATGTCCCGAATCACCGCAGATGCCGTGAACCCGCTGCTGCGCGGACTCGGCTGGCACCAGATCATGCCGGAGGCTTTGCGGGGCGTGCCGGGGGAGCGCATCCGCAACGAGCTTCCGGCCAACCTTCCGTATATAGAGGCCGACGCCGGGATATTGGAACGCGTCGTGGCGAACCTCGTGGAAAACGCGGTGAAATACGCGCCTGACTCCGATGTTGTGCTGGTGGCTCGGACCGGTGCGGGTATCACGGTGGACGGCCGGCCTGCCAGCGAACTGCGGGTGATGGACCACGGTTGGGGGATCGCACCCGCGGCAGTCCTGGAGCTCTTCCAGCCATTCCAACGACTCGATGATTCTCCATCCAGCCGGGACGGTCGCAGCGGAATCGGCTTGGGACTCGCTGTCGCCAAGGGATTCACCGAGGCCATGGGCGGTACGCTCATGGCTGAGGCGACGCCGGGAGGCGGGCTGACCATGGTGGTCACACTCCCTCTGTGGACGGGAGGTCGGCCTTGA
- a CDS encoding response regulator produces MNLVLIVEDEAQIARAMQINLHAHGYRAITVGNGADALKAAAQQPVDIVVLDLGLPDMDGVDVIKGIRGWSSMPIIVLSARHGSEDKVEALDAGADDYVTKPFGLDELLARLRAASRRAAPRHEVPTLQTADFLVDLAGKKITKDGVEVRLTPTEWNILELLVRNAGRLVSQQQILTQVWGQAYAKETQYLRVYIAQLRRKLERDPAQPRHLHTEAGMGYRFDP; encoded by the coding sequence TTGAACCTCGTGCTGATCGTGGAAGATGAGGCGCAGATCGCCCGGGCGATGCAAATCAATCTCCATGCCCACGGCTACCGTGCCATCACGGTCGGCAACGGCGCAGACGCACTCAAGGCGGCGGCCCAGCAGCCCGTGGACATCGTGGTGCTCGACCTTGGGCTGCCGGACATGGACGGCGTGGATGTGATCAAAGGAATCCGCGGCTGGAGCAGTATGCCCATTATCGTTTTGTCCGCCCGGCACGGTTCGGAAGACAAAGTTGAGGCTCTCGACGCCGGAGCCGACGACTACGTGACCAAGCCTTTCGGCCTGGACGAACTCCTGGCCAGGCTCCGTGCCGCCTCCCGGCGCGCGGCGCCCCGGCACGAGGTCCCGACGCTCCAGACCGCCGACTTCCTGGTTGACCTGGCCGGAAAGAAGATCACCAAAGACGGCGTAGAAGTGCGGCTGACGCCCACGGAGTGGAACATCCTGGAATTGCTGGTGCGTAACGCCGGCCGGCTGGTCAGCCAGCAGCAGATCCTCACCCAGGTCTGGGGACAGGCCTACGCCAAGGAGACCCAGTACCTGCGTGTCTACATTGCCCAGCTCCGGCGCAAGCTCGAACGCGACCCTGCACAGCCCCGCCACCTCCACACCGAGGCCGGCATGGGATATCGCTTCGATCCGTAG
- a CDS encoding MOSC domain-containing protein: MDTASLLAVCRVYELLPDPEGSVGVTAIDKRPVDGPVKVHKLGIHGDIQASRIHHGGEDQALYAYSQADADYWANELQRDMPPGIFGENLRVAGIETSGAVIGERWKIGLDVEVEVTSPRVPCATFQRRMNEPQWVKRFTEAGRVGTYLRVVKTGTISAGDYIHKLFVPKHGITVGQWFSNPNLDDMQLLLDAEADGEVLLQSDYHDTFEKLMRRNGVDA, encoded by the coding sequence ATGGATACCGCATCGTTGCTTGCTGTTTGCCGGGTATACGAGCTCCTGCCCGATCCTGAAGGGTCGGTAGGAGTGACGGCCATTGACAAGCGCCCCGTCGACGGACCGGTGAAGGTCCACAAGCTGGGAATCCACGGAGACATCCAGGCGAGCCGGATCCACCACGGCGGCGAGGACCAAGCGCTCTATGCGTACTCCCAGGCGGATGCCGATTACTGGGCGAATGAACTGCAGCGGGACATGCCTCCCGGGATCTTCGGGGAGAACCTCCGCGTTGCCGGAATCGAGACCAGCGGTGCCGTGATCGGCGAACGGTGGAAGATCGGCCTGGACGTCGAAGTTGAGGTCACATCCCCGCGGGTGCCGTGCGCAACGTTCCAGCGCCGCATGAATGAACCACAGTGGGTCAAGCGCTTCACGGAAGCAGGGCGGGTCGGTACCTACCTGCGCGTCGTGAAGACCGGCACCATTTCGGCCGGCGACTACATCCACAAACTGTTTGTGCCGAAACATGGCATCACGGTGGGGCAATGGTTCAGCAACCCCAACCTCGATGACATGCAATTGCTTCTCGACGCCGAGGCGGACGGAGAGGTCCTGCTGCAGTCCGACTACCACGACACCTTCGAAAAGCTCATGCGCCGCAACGGGGTGGACGCCTGA